Proteins encoded by one window of Porphyromonas vaginalis:
- a CDS encoding SMI1/KNR4 family protein: MKDYSEIKELILKFSFLGIEESKSTGALLIGRAPHIAESAWLNRLYSPIDKNEIIKMEDGISKKIPTSYVDFLTNFSNGLNILGDTLCLFGYRSNYVRTVDFSWQPYSLISFNKYDKPRNSTGEMLFIGSYDWDGSLLYMTTDEKVHFCNRDDSTSLFIWDSLSSMLISELKRIYNIFDSSGIQIDDTQATTPI; the protein is encoded by the coding sequence ATGAAAGACTATTCAGAAATAAAAGAATTAATCCTAAAATTTTCATTCTTAGGAATAGAAGAGAGTAAATCAACTGGTGCTTTGCTAATTGGCAGAGCACCGCATATTGCGGAAAGTGCGTGGCTGAATCGACTCTATTCACCAATAGACAAAAACGAAATAATAAAAATGGAAGATGGTATTAGCAAAAAGATTCCAACTTCATATGTTGATTTCTTGACCAACTTCTCAAATGGACTCAATATACTTGGGGATACCTTATGTCTATTTGGATATCGTTCTAACTATGTGAGAACTGTTGATTTCTCATGGCAACCATATAGTTTAATTAGTTTTAATAAGTATGATAAGCCTAGAAATTCAACAGGAGAAATGTTGTTTATCGGCAGTTATGATTGGGATGGTTCTCTATTATATATGACCACTGATGAGAAGGTACACTTTTGTAATCGCGATGATTCAACAAGTTTATTTATATGGGACTCTCTTTCATCTATGTTAATCAGTGAACTGAAACGGATTTATAATATTTTCGATTCTTCTGGTATTCAAATTGATGACACGCAAGCCACCACACCTATTTAA
- a CDS encoding IS4 family transposase, with amino-acid sequence MANITLFAQVIRLIPREIIQRLVKKHGTDKHAKGFNSWSHLVTMIFSQFSSSVSLRQISEGLQSATGNLNHLGLSRAPSKSNISYQNANRSSQFFQDVFYALFQYLGQHGDLKQIKKRLKAKVCLLDSTLMSLCLSMYDWALYTHTKGAVKMHTVLDFETLLPEFVCISNGKGADNTIAKKLPFARGTIVVADRIYSDTELLNHWDSTGVIFIVRGRDNIQFESIRERDLPDTTSQEILIDEEVRLTGVETASKYPKKIRRIGIYNVQGGYTIDLYTNDFTHAASTVAALYRSRWKIEIFFRNLKQNLHIKSFLGTSQNAVEIQIWTALITILLLQYLKRIAKHPWCLSNLTASLRLNTFTKIGLFQWINEPFSPPPDETEIA; translated from the coding sequence ATGGCAAATATAACACTATTCGCACAAGTAATCCGACTCATACCTCGAGAAATCATCCAACGATTAGTCAAGAAGCATGGCACAGACAAGCATGCAAAAGGCTTTAACTCGTGGAGCCATTTGGTGACTATGATCTTCAGCCAATTCTCGAGTAGCGTGTCGCTACGTCAAATCTCAGAGGGGCTACAATCTGCCACGGGCAATCTCAACCACCTAGGTCTATCACGAGCTCCCTCCAAATCCAACATCAGTTACCAAAACGCCAATAGGAGTTCCCAATTCTTCCAAGATGTCTTTTATGCACTCTTCCAATATTTGGGACAGCACGGAGATCTCAAGCAGATAAAGAAACGGCTGAAGGCGAAGGTTTGTCTTCTAGACTCAACCCTAATGTCCCTATGTCTCAGTATGTATGACTGGGCTCTCTATACTCATACGAAAGGAGCCGTCAAGATGCATACAGTGCTTGATTTTGAGACACTTCTGCCTGAATTCGTCTGTATAAGCAATGGCAAGGGAGCCGACAATACGATTGCCAAAAAGCTCCCCTTTGCCCGAGGAACCATCGTTGTAGCTGATCGAATCTACAGCGATACTGAGCTTCTGAATCATTGGGACAGCACAGGTGTGATTTTCATCGTCAGAGGAAGAGACAACATCCAATTTGAGTCAATAAGGGAGAGAGATTTGCCTGATACGACATCTCAAGAGATACTGATAGATGAAGAGGTGAGACTGACAGGTGTAGAGACAGCGAGCAAGTACCCTAAGAAGATTCGTAGAATAGGCATCTACAATGTTCAAGGAGGTTACACGATTGACTTGTATACCAATGACTTTACGCATGCAGCCAGTACTGTTGCAGCGCTATATCGCTCACGTTGGAAGATTGAGATCTTCTTTAGAAACCTCAAGCAAAACCTGCATATCAAGAGTTTTCTGGGAACTTCTCAAAACGCTGTCGAGATTCAGATTTGGACGGCTCTGATTACGATTCTCTTACTTCAATATCTCAAGCGAATAGCAAAACACCCCTGGTGTCTCTCCAATTTAACAGCATCCTTGAGACTCAACACGTTCACCAAAATCGGCCTCTTTCAGTGGATAAATGAGCCGTTTTCACCGCCTCCAGACGAGACCGAAATAGCATAG
- a CDS encoding vWA domain-containing protein: protein MIWVHPEWLWALLLLPLLVLLYMRYNKRHQAKLSLSAYRLLPKGSGWRSYLRALPFALELLALAAMILALARPQDSNHWEERSIQGIDLVLAMDLSGSMQALDLKPNRFEAARDVASEMIAARPNDNIGLVVFAGESFTLCPLTVDHSVIQEMLETTEIGQLEDGTAIGLGLATAINTLRGSDNKSKVIILLTDGSNNAGDITPSMAAELAQQYGIRIYTVAAGTNGVAKFPVQTAFGTEYVEADVQIDEGTLRHIAQQTGGNYYRATDETKLHEIYKEIDSLEKSRLTSRSVSAYEERYMLFALLAIVLLGVAFLLRTTLLRANP, encoded by the coding sequence ATGATATGGGTTCATCCTGAGTGGCTCTGGGCGCTCCTACTCTTACCGCTGCTGGTGCTGCTCTACATGCGCTACAACAAGCGTCACCAAGCAAAGCTTTCGCTCTCAGCATATCGTCTTTTGCCTAAGGGAAGCGGATGGCGGAGCTATCTGCGGGCTTTGCCTTTTGCCCTAGAGCTACTGGCACTGGCGGCGATGATCTTAGCACTGGCTCGCCCGCAAGACTCCAACCACTGGGAGGAGCGATCGATACAAGGCATCGACCTGGTCCTCGCTATGGACCTCAGTGGCAGTATGCAGGCACTAGACTTAAAGCCTAACCGCTTTGAGGCAGCGCGTGATGTGGCGAGCGAGATGATCGCTGCACGTCCGAATGATAATATAGGTCTGGTGGTTTTCGCGGGGGAGAGCTTTACGCTCTGTCCGCTGACAGTGGACCACAGCGTGATCCAGGAGATGCTCGAGACCACCGAGATAGGACAACTGGAGGACGGCACCGCCATAGGACTAGGCCTAGCAACGGCAATCAATACGCTCCGCGGAAGCGACAACAAGAGCAAAGTGATCATCCTCCTGACCGATGGGTCAAACAATGCGGGCGACATAACCCCCTCGATGGCCGCTGAGCTGGCACAGCAGTACGGCATACGCATCTACACGGTGGCAGCGGGAACCAATGGGGTCGCAAAGTTCCCCGTGCAGACAGCCTTCGGCACCGAGTATGTGGAGGCCGATGTGCAGATTGACGAAGGCACGCTACGACACATCGCCCAGCAGACGGGTGGCAACTACTATCGTGCGACCGACGAGACGAAGCTGCACGAGATCTACAAGGAGATCGACTCCCTCGAGAAGTCTCGTCTCACCTCTCGCTCGGTGAGTGCTTACGAAGAGCGCTACATGCTCTTTGCTTTGCTCGCTATCGTGCTCCTTGGCGTTGCCTTCTTATTACGAACCACCTTGCTGCGAGCTAACCCATGA
- a CDS encoding VWA domain-containing protein, giving the protein MIQFAYPLLLWLLLLVPLLLLVMIVGQRRQRKQQLRFATPQMLRQIMPDRSAKRDWWRASLKLIAIALLIVALARPQLYTHAPVSSQQTIGVDLAFCIDVSNSMAARDVKPDRIGFAKQIVTHTMQELAGSRVAMVVFAGGAYIRLPLTPDLPTARTFLADIQPGMVSNQGTNLGQALERSAQALAAPSRAGKAVIILTDGEDHEGGLEEGIERLKKQGIKAYVVTIGLPEGANIPIGETLLTDSLGVPVLSKPNPEITAEIANATGGQSFVGSSPRAISNQLVNQLRTLPQANLSGEGEQIEELYALPTLAALLLLLLANGIMRRKSRLFSRIQIFGHHDA; this is encoded by the coding sequence ATGATACAGTTTGCCTATCCCCTCCTGCTGTGGCTCCTGCTACTCGTACCGCTACTGCTACTCGTTATGATCGTCGGTCAGAGACGGCAACGCAAGCAGCAGCTGCGCTTTGCCACGCCTCAGATGCTACGGCAGATCATGCCCGACCGCTCTGCCAAGCGGGACTGGTGGCGCGCCTCGCTCAAGCTCATCGCCATCGCTCTGCTCATCGTGGCACTGGCTCGTCCGCAACTCTACACCCATGCGCCCGTCTCGTCACAGCAGACGATCGGTGTCGACCTAGCCTTCTGCATAGACGTCTCCAACTCGATGGCGGCACGTGACGTCAAGCCCGACCGTATCGGCTTTGCCAAGCAGATTGTGACCCATACGATGCAGGAGTTGGCGGGTTCACGAGTAGCTATGGTCGTCTTCGCTGGAGGCGCTTACATACGTCTGCCACTGACGCCCGACTTGCCGACGGCTCGCACCTTCCTCGCAGACATACAGCCTGGCATGGTCTCCAACCAAGGCACCAATCTAGGGCAAGCGCTCGAGCGCTCCGCACAAGCACTCGCAGCGCCCTCACGAGCCGGCAAAGCGGTCATCATCCTGACCGATGGCGAGGATCACGAGGGCGGACTAGAAGAGGGCATCGAGCGACTCAAGAAGCAGGGAATCAAGGCTTACGTCGTAACCATCGGACTCCCCGAGGGTGCCAACATTCCTATTGGTGAAACGCTCCTCACCGACTCGCTCGGCGTGCCGGTACTCTCGAAGCCTAACCCCGAGATCACGGCAGAGATAGCCAACGCCACGGGCGGACAGAGCTTCGTCGGTAGCAGTCCCCGTGCCATTAGCAACCAGCTGGTCAACCAGCTCCGCACTTTGCCCCAAGCCAATCTGAGTGGCGAGGGTGAGCAGATCGAGGAGCTCTATGCGCTCCCCACGCTAGCTGCGCTCCTCTTGCTCCTGCTCGCCAATGGGATCATGCGCCGCAAGAGCCGCCTGTTCAGTCGTATTCAAATCTTTGGTCATCATGATGCGTAA
- a CDS encoding tetratricopeptide repeat protein — translation MMRKLLYIVLLLLSSLTLIGQTVRLDARRGNKSYNRSNYSSARAAYLSSVARDSTYAPARLGLGDALYMSGDTVAAVQMWQRIASDSKADPRLQALAWHNLGNRCMDTQQYDKAIEAYKESLRRNPTDDETRYNLALAIKLNKQPPQQGGGGGGGGSQSDPSQTPPDQQPQEQPQGKEPDLDKSQADRILDALRQQEQHTRQRINQRQPQQKNQNKKNW, via the coding sequence ATGATGCGTAAGCTTCTATATATTGTCTTACTCTTGCTCTCTAGCCTGACGCTCATCGGGCAGACCGTACGTCTAGACGCACGGCGGGGCAATAAGAGCTACAATCGGAGCAACTACTCGTCAGCACGCGCCGCTTATCTCTCGTCCGTGGCTCGTGACTCGACCTACGCTCCCGCCCGACTCGGTCTGGGCGATGCCCTCTACATGTCGGGCGACACGGTCGCTGCCGTGCAGATGTGGCAGCGTATAGCGAGCGACAGCAAGGCTGATCCACGCTTGCAAGCCTTAGCGTGGCACAACCTGGGCAACCGCTGTATGGACACGCAGCAGTATGACAAAGCGATCGAAGCTTACAAAGAGTCGCTCCGCAGAAACCCTACCGACGATGAGACGCGCTACAACTTAGCCCTGGCGATCAAGCTCAACAAGCAGCCCCCACAGCAAGGTGGCGGGGGCGGTGGTGGCGGCTCACAGTCCGATCCGTCGCAGACACCTCCCGACCAGCAGCCCCAAGAGCAGCCGCAAGGTAAGGAGCCGGACCTCGACAAGTCTCAGGCTGACCGTATCCTCGATGCGCTACGCCAGCAAGAGCAACACACACGCCAGCGCATCAACCAGCGCCAGCCACAGCAAAAGAATCAGAACAAGAAGAACTGGTAA
- a CDS encoding BatD family protein — translation MLRLRTSIQRTLLTLIWLCAIAFAGLAQLTVIVPQQVAEGETFQLVYRAAGAHELGAFTAPQIASGLKVLYGPQLNVLHKMSGGVSKEYTTITYTLQATKAGSYAISAAQLRVGQKSLTALSRRIQVAKAQGLSQQAIASGESLQVADRDMYMRAVVSSQSVYTQQPVLVSLYLYSRYGNLAGVDRKPPEVTDFVTKEIPLQHTSLTTERVGGRLMYKALIWQILAYPQRSGELVIPSFEYDFQVSVNRKVDNEEDLFANKAVATAHKKLHSQPLKLTVRPLPEGAPEGFDQLVGSFQVKGTLSAPDPTYETGRAMTYRLEITGRGNVSLLLAPELGLSDKFEVYEPQLIRDDQEVRNGNTEVHRIYEYTIIPHATGQQTVPAVSLPYFDPATNSYRTATTAPIRIEVAQGSNDVPQVGKAGEASSSQRYTPYPYDAPAPTIVWRPWSRAGWAYWLLYVLLLIGGGVAYWLIRSDQRLRADHVAYHKKRSTPLAEQQIQAIRQLIKAGQQSEATTRLYATITHYLQDHYTLATSSLTRQQLASALKQQGVADAEVNAWLTLLSEIELARYAPQQEGDSLPRWVDQLEQLISQS, via the coding sequence ATGCTACGCCTACGCACTTCGATACAACGCACTCTCCTGACACTCATCTGGCTCTGTGCCATCGCCTTCGCAGGCTTAGCACAGCTCACGGTGATCGTACCCCAGCAGGTTGCCGAGGGAGAGACCTTCCAGTTAGTTTATCGTGCTGCGGGAGCGCACGAGCTAGGTGCTTTCACCGCTCCTCAGATTGCCTCTGGGCTGAAAGTGCTCTACGGACCTCAACTCAACGTACTACACAAGATGAGCGGAGGCGTCTCAAAAGAGTACACCACCATCACCTATACGCTGCAAGCGACCAAGGCGGGTAGCTATGCCATCAGTGCTGCTCAGCTACGAGTCGGGCAGAAGAGCCTCACGGCGCTATCTAGGCGCATACAAGTCGCCAAGGCGCAAGGGCTCTCGCAGCAGGCTATCGCCTCTGGCGAGTCGCTACAGGTAGCAGACCGAGACATGTATATGCGTGCCGTCGTCTCCTCGCAGTCGGTCTACACACAGCAGCCCGTCCTCGTATCGCTCTACCTCTACTCACGCTATGGCAACCTCGCAGGCGTAGACCGCAAGCCACCCGAGGTGACTGACTTCGTCACCAAGGAGATCCCGCTACAGCACACCAGCCTCACCACAGAGCGCGTCGGGGGCAGGCTCATGTACAAGGCACTCATCTGGCAGATCCTCGCCTACCCACAGCGTAGTGGCGAGCTAGTCATCCCCTCCTTTGAGTATGACTTCCAGGTATCTGTAAATCGGAAGGTGGATAACGAGGAAGACCTTTTTGCCAATAAAGCTGTCGCAACGGCTCATAAGAAGTTGCACTCGCAACCCTTGAAGTTGACCGTGCGACCACTCCCAGAGGGAGCTCCCGAGGGATTCGATCAGTTGGTCGGCTCCTTCCAGGTCAAGGGTACCCTCTCCGCACCCGACCCGACCTACGAGACGGGTCGCGCCATGACCTACCGACTAGAGATCACAGGGCGGGGCAATGTCTCCCTACTCTTAGCTCCAGAGCTAGGCTTGTCCGACAAATTTGAAGTGTATGAGCCACAGCTCATCCGTGACGACCAAGAGGTGCGCAATGGCAATACGGAGGTTCACCGCATCTACGAATACACCATCATACCGCACGCCACAGGACAGCAGACGGTGCCTGCCGTCAGCCTCCCCTACTTTGACCCCGCTACGAATAGCTACCGTACCGCCACGACAGCACCTATCCGTATAGAGGTAGCGCAAGGCTCTAACGATGTACCACAAGTGGGCAAAGCTGGAGAGGCAAGCAGCTCACAGCGATATACGCCCTACCCCTACGATGCGCCTGCTCCGACCATCGTATGGCGCCCCTGGAGTCGTGCCGGATGGGCTTACTGGCTCCTCTACGTGCTCCTGCTCATCGGTGGCGGAGTCGCTTATTGGCTCATACGTAGCGATCAGCGTCTCCGTGCCGACCATGTCGCTTATCATAAGAAGCGCTCCACGCCTCTGGCGGAGCAGCAGATCCAGGCGATACGTCAGCTCATCAAGGCGGGGCAGCAGTCGGAGGCTACGACCCGACTCTACGCTACCATAACGCACTATCTGCAAGATCACTACACGCTAGCCACCTCCAGCCTCACACGGCAGCAGCTAGCGAGTGCACTCAAGCAGCAGGGCGTAGCGGACGCAGAGGTCAACGCGTGGCTCACCCTCCTCTCAGAGATCGAGCTAGCACGCTATGCGCCACAGCAAGAGGGCGACAGCCTACCCCGCTGGGTAGACCAGCTAGAGCAACTCATCTCGCAGTCGTGA
- the proS gene encoding proline--tRNA ligase, protein MAKKEIKELTPRDENYSQWYQDIVVKAGLAENSSVRGCMVIKPYGYGIWEKMQQDLDRRFKETGHSNAYFPLFIPKSYLSREAEHVEGFAKECAVVTHYRLRTNEAGDGVEVDPNAKLEEELIVRPTSETIIWSTYKNWIQSYRDLPLLCNQWANVVRWEMRTRLFLRTAEFLWQEGHTAHATQEEAIAEARKMIGVYEDFAREMLALPVIVGVKSETERFAGAIDTYTIEAMMQDGKALQSGTSHFLGQNFAKAFDVTFLDKEGNRDYVWATSWGVSTRLVGALIMAHSDDNGLVLPPRIAPIQVVIVPIYKSEEELQRIHETADKIVSELRQHGVSVQIDDNDNKKPGWKFAEYEMKGVPVRLALGMRDLEHGTVEVARRDTLTKETMPLEGISAHIEQLLEDIQSNLYNRSLQSLKDRTYICDSYDEFKERIEDGGFFLCHWDGTAETEARIKEETKATIRCIPRDIPSEPGRCMVTGRPSKCRVIIARSY, encoded by the coding sequence ATGGCTAAAAAAGAGATCAAAGAACTCACACCACGTGACGAAAACTACTCACAGTGGTACCAAGATATCGTCGTAAAGGCCGGACTGGCTGAGAACTCCTCCGTGCGTGGCTGTATGGTCATCAAGCCCTACGGCTACGGCATCTGGGAAAAGATGCAGCAAGACCTCGATCGCCGATTTAAGGAGACGGGACACAGCAACGCTTACTTCCCGCTCTTTATCCCTAAGAGCTACCTCAGCCGCGAGGCGGAGCATGTCGAGGGCTTTGCCAAGGAGTGTGCCGTCGTGACGCACTACAGACTGCGTACCAACGAGGCGGGCGATGGCGTAGAGGTAGACCCCAATGCGAAGCTCGAGGAGGAGCTGATCGTTCGTCCGACGAGTGAGACGATCATCTGGAGTACCTACAAGAACTGGATCCAGAGCTACCGCGACCTGCCTCTACTCTGTAATCAGTGGGCCAACGTGGTGCGCTGGGAGATGCGTACGCGTCTCTTCCTTCGCACGGCTGAGTTCCTCTGGCAAGAGGGTCACACGGCACATGCTACCCAAGAGGAGGCAATCGCTGAGGCGCGCAAGATGATTGGTGTCTACGAGGACTTCGCCCGTGAGATGCTGGCACTGCCGGTTATCGTTGGAGTCAAGAGTGAGACCGAGCGCTTCGCTGGAGCTATCGACACCTACACCATCGAGGCTATGATGCAGGATGGTAAAGCTTTGCAGTCTGGTACTTCGCACTTCCTAGGACAAAACTTCGCCAAGGCGTTTGACGTTACCTTCCTCGATAAGGAAGGCAATCGTGACTACGTCTGGGCTACCTCGTGGGGCGTATCCACACGTCTCGTCGGTGCACTCATCATGGCACACAGCGACGACAACGGACTGGTGCTGCCGCCACGCATTGCACCTATTCAGGTGGTCATCGTGCCGATCTACAAGAGCGAGGAGGAGCTGCAACGCATCCACGAGACAGCCGACAAGATCGTCAGCGAGCTACGTCAGCATGGCGTATCGGTTCAGATTGATGACAACGACAATAAGAAGCCCGGGTGGAAGTTTGCGGAGTATGAGATGAAGGGTGTCCCCGTACGTCTTGCTCTCGGTATGCGCGACCTGGAGCATGGCACCGTCGAGGTGGCTCGTCGTGACACACTCACCAAGGAGACCATGCCACTAGAGGGCATCTCTGCACATATTGAGCAGCTACTTGAGGATATCCAGAGCAATCTTTACAACCGCTCGCTCCAGTCCCTCAAGGATCGCACCTACATCTGCGACAGCTACGATGAGTTCAAGGAGCGCATCGAGGACGGCGGCTTCTTCCTCTGCCACTGGGACGGCACAGCCGAGACGGAGGCACGTATCAAGGAGGAGACCAAAGCAACGATCCGCTGCATACCTCGTGACATACCCTCAGAGCCTGGTCGCTGTATGGTGACTGGTCGCCCCTCTAAGTGCCGGGTCATCATCGCTCGCTCTTACTAA
- the queC gene encoding 7-cyano-7-deazaguanine synthase QueC, with amino-acid sequence MRNSLIAHSGGVDSTTLLYEYREEVACAVGFDYGSKHNARELAAAKAICRELEIPYLIIPLAFIEEYFRSDLLLSGGEMQLGDYSEENISSTVVPFRNGIMLSVLAGLAESRDLQQVLIANHFGDHAIYPDCRESFVKPMGEAITAGTSNGVKLVAPYTKLTKAEIVARGTRLGVPYGKTYSCYQGGERHCGRCGTCRERHEAFVANGLEDPTLYEE; translated from the coding sequence ATGCGCAATTCACTGATCGCACACTCAGGCGGTGTGGATAGCACGACGCTCCTCTACGAGTATCGTGAGGAGGTGGCTTGTGCTGTGGGCTTCGACTACGGCTCCAAGCACAATGCTCGTGAGCTGGCCGCCGCCAAGGCTATCTGCCGTGAGCTAGAGATACCCTACCTAATCATCCCACTCGCCTTCATCGAGGAGTACTTTCGCAGTGACCTTCTCCTCTCGGGTGGCGAGATGCAGCTCGGGGACTATTCTGAGGAGAATATAAGCTCGACGGTGGTACCCTTTCGCAATGGTATCATGCTGAGCGTCCTCGCAGGGTTGGCCGAGAGCCGAGACTTGCAGCAGGTACTCATAGCCAACCACTTTGGCGACCACGCCATCTACCCAGACTGTCGTGAGAGTTTTGTCAAGCCTATGGGCGAGGCGATCACGGCTGGCACCAGCAATGGAGTCAAGCTGGTGGCACCCTACACGAAGCTCACGAAAGCTGAGATCGTAGCTCGGGGCACTCGTCTTGGGGTGCCTTACGGCAAAACGTACAGTTGCTATCAAGGGGGCGAGCGTCACTGCGGACGCTGCGGCACCTGTCGGGAGCGGCACGAGGCTTTTGTAGCAAACGGACTGGAGGACCCGACGCTTTACGAGGAGTAG
- a CDS encoding ATP-dependent DNA helicase has protein sequence MLVIPEAFDQNNAEQMSALQCLEQTSMSLFLTGSAGTGKSYFLQHYCEVTHKKFVKLAPTGLAALNIHGQTIHSFFRLPLAPLTDANHTSAITRRYRKDKRELIRQLDLIIIDEISMVRCDLLDAMDRILRSVRHSRVPFGGVQLLMVGDPFQLPPVTTTADQEEMQRAYPESDGFYFFEAHAYATLAPISIVLRRMYRQSDQHFVSALEEIRLGRVSDDTVALLNSRVSPQWQEELLQSDQHAVLLFSHRANVETYNQSRCAQLDAKEVTFRGKLKGKIPASALPVPEEFSLKVGTQVMLVSNHPDGAWVNGTTGVITKLVGGTIGDITEPYAKVKTPDGETIIVTPHTWSQVDYDYDEEKGEIVERQTGSYTQLPLIVAYSITVHKAQGQTCDQIVVDPSRFFAPGQGYVALSRCRTLEGLTLTQPLKPHNLRTAPSVLQFYRKILSHV, from the coding sequence ATGCTCGTTATCCCAGAAGCTTTCGATCAGAACAATGCCGAGCAGATGTCTGCCCTGCAATGTTTGGAGCAAACCTCTATGAGTCTCTTCCTGACAGGTAGTGCGGGAACGGGCAAGTCCTACTTCCTGCAGCACTACTGCGAGGTAACTCACAAGAAGTTTGTCAAGCTGGCTCCGACGGGCCTCGCTGCGCTCAACATCCATGGGCAGACGATCCACAGCTTCTTCCGGCTACCGCTAGCACCGCTGACAGATGCCAACCATACCTCCGCCATCACACGCCGCTACCGCAAGGACAAGCGGGAGCTCATCCGTCAGCTCGATCTGATCATCATCGACGAGATCTCGATGGTGCGATGCGACCTGCTAGATGCCATGGATCGTATCCTGCGCAGCGTGAGGCACAGTCGGGTGCCCTTTGGGGGTGTGCAGCTCCTCATGGTGGGCGACCCATTTCAGCTACCGCCAGTCACGACAACAGCCGATCAGGAGGAGATGCAGCGCGCCTACCCTGAGAGCGACGGCTTTTACTTCTTTGAGGCGCACGCCTACGCTACACTGGCACCTATCTCCATAGTCCTACGTCGCATGTATCGTCAGAGCGATCAGCACTTCGTCTCCGCACTTGAGGAGATCCGTCTAGGACGTGTCAGCGATGACACGGTCGCCCTGCTCAACAGCCGCGTCTCCCCGCAGTGGCAGGAGGAGCTACTCCAGAGCGACCAGCATGCGGTGCTACTCTTCTCTCACAGAGCCAATGTGGAGACGTACAACCAGTCTCGCTGCGCCCAGCTTGATGCCAAAGAGGTAACCTTCCGAGGCAAGCTCAAGGGCAAGATCCCCGCCTCTGCGCTGCCCGTCCCCGAAGAATTTTCGCTCAAGGTGGGGACCCAGGTGATGCTCGTGAGCAACCACCCCGACGGAGCGTGGGTCAACGGCACGACGGGCGTCATCACGAAGCTCGTCGGCGGGACTATCGGCGACATCACGGAGCCGTATGCCAAGGTGAAGACGCCCGATGGCGAGACTATCATCGTCACGCCACACACCTGGTCGCAGGTGGACTACGACTACGACGAGGAGAAGGGAGAGATCGTCGAGCGACAGACCGGCTCCTACACGCAGCTACCGCTCATCGTCGCTTACTCTATCACAGTACACAAAGCGCAGGGGCAAACGTGCGACCAAATCGTGGTCGACCCAAGTCGCTTCTTCGCCCCAGGACAAGGGTACGTCGCCCTCAGTCGCTGTCGTACGCTCGAGGGGCTGACACTCACACAGCCGCTCAAGCCACATAACCTACGCACCGCCCCCTCGGTACTACAGTTCTACCGAAAGATCCTTTCGCACGTCTAG